Proteins encoded within one genomic window of Enterococcus haemoperoxidus ATCC BAA-382:
- a CDS encoding GRP family sugar transporter: protein MEILVALIPMFAWGSIGLVSGKMGGSANQQTLGMTIGALFFSVMVFFVVQPMINSQMIVIGILSGLFWSVGQNQQFHGMKYLGVSVGLPVSTGMQLTVNTIAGAVFFHEWKGSRDFLLGFVALGLLVLGAYLTARQDDDSGVKTTNKMFDFNKGLRALVVSTIGYGAYTIIINAAGLDPMGIILPQSIGMVIGASFFAFKKVKLDRYVWRNMSCGLLWGLGNICMLLTMRQIGLAISFSLSQMGIIISTLGGIYLLGERKSKKEMRYVIIGCLFVILGGILLGYMKA from the coding sequence ATGGAGATATTAGTGGCGTTGATTCCAATGTTTGCCTGGGGCAGTATTGGTCTTGTTAGTGGTAAAATGGGTGGTAGTGCAAATCAGCAGACACTCGGCATGACCATTGGCGCTTTGTTCTTTTCGGTAATGGTATTTTTTGTTGTTCAACCGATGATCAATAGCCAAATGATTGTGATCGGTATTTTATCAGGTTTATTCTGGAGTGTTGGACAAAATCAGCAATTTCACGGCATGAAATATTTAGGCGTATCTGTAGGATTGCCTGTTTCAACTGGAATGCAGCTGACAGTTAATACGATTGCTGGTGCTGTGTTTTTTCATGAATGGAAAGGCAGCAGAGATTTTCTTTTAGGATTTGTTGCGCTTGGTTTACTGGTGTTGGGTGCTTATTTGACAGCTCGACAGGATGATGATAGTGGTGTGAAAACGACCAATAAAATGTTTGATTTTAATAAGGGATTGCGTGCATTGGTCGTTTCAACGATCGGTTATGGGGCGTATACAATTATTATCAATGCGGCTGGGCTTGATCCGATGGGGATCATTTTACCACAAAGTATTGGTATGGTGATTGGTGCTAGTTTCTTTGCATTTAAAAAGGTTAAACTGGACCGTTATGTTTGGCGAAATATGAGTTGCGGACTGTTATGGGGCTTAGGGAATATTTGTATGTTGCTAACGATGCGTCAAATTGGTTTAGCAATCAGTTTCTCCTTGTCGCAAATGGGAATCATCATCTCAACTTTAGGTGGAATCTACTTACTTGGTGAACGCAAGTCTAAAAAAGAAATGAGATATGTGATAATTGGTTGCCTATTCGTCATTTTAGGTGGTATCCTTTTAGGGTATATGAAAGCGTAA
- the sapS gene encoding two-component system sensor histidine kinase SapS, producing the protein MTIGKYLKDHWLLLIGWLFFIGVTCFILWLSPDMVVNPSVIGYLVLLQGLFLLLFLTIDYSLKKRWWCSLDISEHPPSLEHYLGEASKSEELLVQNYINGLLVEHQQVMQQAINNQQDQKDYIDSWVHEIKVPLAAVNLILQSIEDDIPEKKYYLVENELSKIDEYVEQVLYYARLDSFSRDYLIQEYSLKEIVQSVIRTQGNYFIQKNLRFSIEGNDQMILTDAKWVAFIFKQLVSNAIKYTPAGGEIIVTFSRTKEGAWLSLKDTGIGVPKEDQRRIFDKGFTGENGRTSEQHSTGLGLYLAKSLADKLGHQLTVESVEGEGTTMKLLFPFLSYFNERR; encoded by the coding sequence GATCATTGGCTTCTGCTGATTGGCTGGCTATTTTTTATAGGAGTGACTTGTTTTATTTTGTGGCTATCTCCAGATATGGTTGTGAATCCATCGGTCATTGGTTATTTGGTATTATTGCAAGGATTATTTTTACTCCTTTTTTTAACAATTGATTATTCCTTGAAAAAACGTTGGTGGTGCTCTTTGGATATTTCAGAGCATCCCCCTTCATTGGAGCATTATTTGGGAGAAGCTTCAAAGTCAGAAGAGCTATTAGTCCAAAATTATATCAACGGTTTACTAGTAGAGCACCAGCAAGTTATGCAACAAGCAATCAATAATCAACAGGATCAAAAAGATTATATCGATTCATGGGTCCACGAAATTAAAGTACCACTTGCTGCCGTGAATTTGATTTTACAATCGATTGAAGATGATATTCCAGAAAAGAAATATTATTTAGTCGAAAATGAGTTAAGTAAAATCGATGAGTATGTAGAACAAGTTCTTTATTACGCTAGATTAGACAGCTTTTCACGGGACTATTTGATTCAAGAGTATTCACTAAAAGAAATTGTACAATCAGTGATTCGTACACAAGGCAATTATTTTATTCAAAAGAATTTACGCTTTTCTATAGAAGGAAACGATCAAATGATCTTAACTGATGCCAAGTGGGTTGCTTTTATATTTAAACAATTGGTCAGTAATGCAATCAAGTATACACCTGCTGGCGGTGAGATCATCGTCACCTTTTCACGTACTAAAGAAGGAGCTTGGTTGTCGTTGAAAGATACGGGAATTGGTGTTCCTAAAGAAGATCAACGCCGTATTTTTGACAAAGGCTTTACAGGAGAAAACGGACGGACAAGTGAACAGCATTCAACTGGTTTAGGGCTATATTTAGCGAAAAGCCTTGCGGACAAGCTAGGACATCAATTAACGGTGGAATCAGTTGAAGGAGAAGGCACGACGATGAAACTGTTGTTTCCGTTTTTGAGTTATTTTAATGAGAGAAGATAA